One Streptomyces sp. CNQ-509 DNA window includes the following coding sequences:
- a CDS encoding serine/threonine-protein kinase has translation MSGRQEADGGARFGPYRVVGSLGRGAMGRVFLARDAAGRAAAVKVVHSFLARDPEFRVRFAREVAAAGAVTSPCTAALLAADPDAERPWLASAYVEGPTLAALLRAHGPLDEGRLRGLAAALAAALAAIHAAGIVHRDLKPSNVIVGAGGPCVIDFGVARAADATRLTGTGVLMGTAGYAAPEHLTEGVSTPACDVFALGAVLATAATGRRPFGDGPAHAVAYRTVHGEPDLAGVPEGLRELVAGCLAKDPGGRPGVAAVAEAAGPAGGVSWAFAAEAVRDRGAGPVREEGASGPGGAGTPQDAGGEGGAPDVRDEPPADLPRDRPVPRNGAGPAGVFGPPPDLGPVPPTADPGARALPGPPVTADARRYAGGPRRRRGVLAAAVAAVAVLAATAVLAASLLGDGGDGGDHDGDGAPPGAGGRGRPAASGSPVTNPAQPGGDRALPEPASLVEDVSLAAGEWSVTWDNRPPEPSAGEGTNEITPLGLLGVWLTDDTVVQADEHAVRGYDRADGDLRWTATPPAKGLVPCAMSRTVSDGRGAVAYGTSAEADEGCDRLAVLDTGSGATVWRTGLRPPDGDRDHVVSTTVGVVGDRVVVRSYSGLVGYALGDGRPVWLRTPRTGDGCALGGAAAGRTSVAMISVCEPAGDDRRRADQSSGSRVRVAQLNAADGTERWSTELGAEVTGGNIETVEPVAVRTYLEDSDEQPLQVFAPDGTAHRPLTGKQPFGDVVTSNFGETLAPEMVGWRNTLVTQYHAGPGTRPEFGIAAYDARTGEWRWHRTLPGDALGAVYGVDDDGVLLGSSEKVFGNIPLMRLALADGDVRTGGTLPLQIPDVDALLAREDTVIIFDSPTSTEGMALLSAPGT, from the coding sequence ATGAGTGGTCGGCAGGAGGCGGACGGCGGGGCGCGGTTCGGCCCGTACCGCGTGGTCGGATCGCTCGGCCGCGGCGCCATGGGCCGGGTGTTCCTCGCCCGCGACGCCGCCGGCCGGGCGGCGGCCGTCAAGGTCGTGCATTCCTTCCTCGCCCGCGACCCCGAGTTCCGCGTCCGGTTCGCCCGGGAGGTGGCGGCGGCGGGGGCGGTGACGAGCCCCTGCACGGCGGCGCTGCTGGCCGCGGATCCGGACGCCGAACGTCCCTGGCTGGCCTCCGCGTACGTCGAGGGGCCGACGCTCGCCGCGCTGCTGAGGGCGCACGGGCCGCTGGACGAGGGGCGGTTGAGAGGGCTGGCCGCCGCGCTGGCGGCGGCACTGGCGGCGATCCACGCGGCGGGGATCGTGCACCGGGACCTGAAGCCGTCGAACGTGATCGTGGGCGCCGGCGGGCCGTGCGTCATCGACTTCGGGGTGGCCCGCGCTGCCGACGCGACGCGGCTGACGGGAACCGGCGTGCTGATGGGCACCGCCGGGTACGCGGCGCCGGAACACCTGACCGAGGGCGTCTCGACGCCGGCCTGCGACGTGTTCGCGCTGGGCGCGGTGCTGGCGACGGCGGCGACGGGGCGGCGGCCGTTCGGCGACGGCCCCGCGCACGCGGTGGCGTACCGGACGGTGCACGGGGAGCCGGACCTCGCGGGAGTGCCGGAGGGGCTGCGGGAGTTGGTCGCGGGCTGCCTGGCCAAGGACCCGGGCGGGCGGCCCGGGGTCGCGGCGGTCGCGGAGGCGGCCGGTCCCGCGGGCGGGGTGTCGTGGGCGTTCGCGGCGGAGGCGGTACGGGACCGGGGGGCCGGGCCCGTACGGGAGGAAGGCGCATCCGGCCCCGGCGGGGCGGGGACCCCGCAGGACGCGGGCGGCGAGGGCGGCGCGCCCGACGTGCGCGACGAGCCGCCCGCCGATCTCCCCCGCGACCGGCCCGTGCCGCGGAACGGCGCAGGCCCCGCGGGGGTCTTCGGGCCGCCGCCCGACCTCGGTCCCGTACCGCCGACGGCGGACCCCGGGGCACGCGCCCTGCCGGGACCGCCCGTCACCGCCGACGCGCGCCGCTACGCCGGCGGCCCCCGGCGCCGCCGGGGCGTGCTCGCCGCCGCGGTCGCCGCCGTCGCGGTGCTCGCGGCCACCGCCGTCCTCGCCGCGTCCCTGCTCGGCGACGGCGGCGACGGGGGCGACCACGACGGGGACGGTGCACCGCCGGGCGCCGGAGGCCGCGGCCGCCCCGCGGCCTCCGGCTCGCCCGTCACCAACCCGGCGCAGCCCGGCGGCGACCGGGCCCTGCCCGAGCCCGCCAGCCTCGTCGAGGACGTCAGCCTCGCCGCCGGGGAGTGGTCCGTGACCTGGGACAACCGCCCGCCCGAGCCCTCGGCCGGGGAGGGCACCAACGAGATCACCCCCCTCGGCCTGCTCGGCGTCTGGCTCACCGACGACACCGTCGTCCAGGCCGACGAGCACGCCGTGCGCGGCTACGACCGCGCCGACGGCGACCTCCGGTGGACCGCCACGCCCCCGGCGAAAGGGCTGGTGCCGTGCGCCATGTCGCGGACCGTGAGCGACGGCCGGGGCGCTGTCGCGTACGGCACCTCCGCCGAGGCCGACGAGGGCTGCGACCGGCTCGCCGTCCTCGACACCGGCAGCGGCGCGACCGTCTGGCGCACCGGGCTGCGGCCCCCGGACGGCGACCGGGACCACGTAGTGAGCACGACGGTCGGGGTCGTGGGCGACCGGGTCGTCGTCCGCTCGTACTCCGGCCTCGTCGGCTACGCCCTCGGCGACGGCCGCCCGGTGTGGCTGCGCACCCCGAGGACCGGCGACGGGTGCGCGCTCGGCGGCGCCGCCGCGGGGCGGACGAGCGTCGCGATGATCTCCGTCTGCGAGCCCGCAGGCGACGACCGGCGGCGGGCCGACCAGTCGAGCGGGAGCCGGGTGCGCGTCGCGCAGCTCAACGCGGCGGACGGCACGGAGCGCTGGTCCACCGAGCTGGGGGCGGAAGTCACCGGCGGCAACATCGAGACGGTCGAGCCCGTCGCCGTACGGACCTACCTGGAGGACTCCGACGAGCAGCCGCTCCAGGTCTTCGCCCCGGACGGGACCGCGCACCGGCCGCTGACCGGGAAGCAGCCGTTCGGCGACGTCGTCACGAGCAACTTCGGCGAGACCCTCGCGCCCGAGATGGTCGGCTGGCGGAACACCCTGGTGACCCAGTACCACGCCGGTCCCGGGACGCGGCCGGAGTTCGGCATCGCGGCGTACGACGCGCGCACGGGCGAGTGGCGCTGGCACCGCACCCTGCCCGGCGACGCCCTCGGCGCGGTCTACGGCGTGGACGACGACGGGGTGCTCCTCGGCAGCTCGGAGAAGGTCTTCGGCAACATCCCGCTGATGCGGCTGGCCCTGGCGGACGGGGACGTCCGCACCGGCGGCACGCTCCCGCTGCAGATCCCCGACGTCGACGCCCTGCTGGCACGAGAGGACACCGTGATCATCTTCGACTCGCCGACTTCCACCGAGGGCATGGCGCTGCTGTCCGCGCCGGGCACATGA